One genomic region from Capra hircus breed San Clemente chromosome 6, ASM170441v1, whole genome shotgun sequence encodes:
- the PSAPL1 gene encoding proactivator polypeptide-like 1: protein MLCPLLLLSGVLCTALAGSISGPKECTKGPAVWCRDLQAATRCGAVRHCRVAVWSQPTTRSLPCDLCLDVAATASNRLNPEATETDVLGAVMKTCEWLPSQESSVKCKGMVDAHYSAVLSMLGGDLGSAPGQVCTALTLCQPLQRHPATPRPLSEEDIYDVVAPFVANGLLSSRRQQIPTGTVCQDCVRLVTRLQGAFGPDPSSLAQVTTREQCESLGPGLAFLCKNYIHQLFAPAEQTLRFMLPSEICRKEGFCEERRGPPHSAHVAAVDGVPALELASPWKKSEVQMQGPVACDVCMQVVQRLDHWLESSSSRTLISQALERVCSVLPPPVVRECIKLVDTYIPTLVDVLSRLAPEKMCTVIRLCRGWRRARAVHEGPTNPPPGLLDKDSLCRGCQRLFGLSVHNLEQKSTERRVLRAFKLACGILPLPFVMQCGRFVSEYQPVLMETLRDMMDPTTLCTKLRACHDPRDTLLGTDQCVLGPSFWCQSREAAQMCDTVEHCQRRVWKEAPSQAESVGDSGCPSQDAPSLERPASP from the coding sequence ATGCTCTGCCCACTGCTGCTTCTGTCGGGCGTGCTGTGCACTGCCCTGGCCGGCTCCATCTCTGGCCCCAAGGAGTGCACCAAGGGCCCGGCCGTGTGGTGTCGGGACCTGCAGGCGGCGACGAGATGCGGGGCGGTCCGGCACTGCCGCGTTGCGGTCTGGAGCCAGCCCACCACCAGGTCCCTGCCCTGTGACTTGTGCCTGGACGTGGCAGCCACTGCCAGCAACAGGCTGAACCCCGAGGCCACCGAGACCGATGTCCTGGGTGCAGTGATGAAGACCTGTGAGTGGCTTCCCAGCCAGGAGTCTTCGGTCAAATGCAAAGGGATGGTGGATGCCCACTACTCAGCCGTCCTGAGCATGCTTGGCGGGGACCTGGGCAGTGCCCCAGGACAGGTATGCACGGCTCTCACCCTCTGCCAGCCGCTGCAGAGGCACCCGGCCACCCCAAGGCCACTCTCCGAGGAGGACATATACGATGTGGTGGCCCCATTCGTGGCCAATGGCCTCCTCAGCTCCCGCCGTCAGCAGATTCCCACGGGCACTGTGTGCCAGGACTGTGTCCGGCTGGTCACCCGGCTCCAGGGTGCCTTTGGGCCCGACCCGTCCAGCCTGGCACAGGTGACCACACGGGAACAGTGTGAGTCCCTGGGGCCAGGCCTGGCTTTCCTTTGCAAGAACTACATCCACCAGCTTTTTGCTCCTGCTGAGCAAACACTGAGGTTCATGCTGCCCAGCGAGATCTGCAGGAAGGAGGGCTTCTGTGAGGAGCGGCGGGGACCCCCCCACTCAGCTCACGTGGCTGCCGTGGATGGAGTCCCTGCCCTGGAGCTGGCGTCTCCGTGGAAGAAGAGCGAGGTGCAGATGCAGGGTCCCGTGGCCTGTGACGTGTGTATGCAGGTGGTGCAGAGGCTGGACCACTGGCtggaaagcagcagcagcaggaccctcATCAGCCAGGCCCTGGAGCGTGTGTGCTCCGTGCTGCCCCCTCCCGTGGTCCGGGAGTGCATCAAGCTGGTGGATACCTACATCCCCACCCTGGTGGACGTCCTGAGCAGACTCGCCCCAGAAAAGATGTGCACGGTCATCCGACTGTGCAGGGGATGGAGGCGGGCCCGGGCGGTCCACGAGGGCCCCACGAACCCGCCCCCTGGCCTCCTGGACAAGGACAGTCTCTGCAGGGGGTGCCAGCGGCTGTTTGGTCTGTCCGTCCATAACCTGGAGCAGAAGAGCACCGAGCGCCGCGTCCTGCGGGCCTTCAAGCTCGCCTGCGGCATCCTGCCCCTGCCCTTCGTGATGCAGTGCGGCCGCTTCGTGAGCGAGTACCAGCCCGTGCTCATGGAGACCCTCAGGGACATGATGGACCCCACCACCCTCTGCACGAAGTTGCGCGCTTGCCACGACCCCAGGGACACGCTGCTGGGCACCGACCAGTGCGTCCTGGGCCCAAGCTTCTGGTGCCAGAGCCGGGAGGCAGCCCAGATGTGCGACACGGTGGAGCACTGCCAGCGCCGCGTGTGGAAGGAGGCGCCCTCGCAAGCCGAGAGCGTGGGCGACAGCGGCTGCCCGAGCCAGGATGCCCCTTCCCTCGAGAGGCCCGCCTCTCCTTGA